One Nonomuraea angiospora DNA segment encodes these proteins:
- a CDS encoding DUF6421 family protein — MQAFPRVLFDEAHSESWTVRREVAEAINPAHPDDNSYARAAGLLRHLGHTVGAHTSGALTPETLAEQDVLVIAHPSGERWERTIGQGSPLFTADELDAIESFVAGGGGLVVLAEEEQDKYGNNLRELLGRFGVGVAHTTVRDPRHAHRDVATWVLAEPATTSGLLAGVRTACFYRTGVLTVSSEGAGEVLFATSPTADPAGAPLAAAVRYGKGRVVAFADSDLFGDDSIEDYDHRRLWGNVVTWAARVPDAGAATGSRDEAKAAGFARLKAAVEELRPLQVKDGSVPEEKERAKALVAEIGTRLGEISPYFPHDAAYLQAVRDDLAKWAGQDLGVPDFLDSLDLFHPDTQREDGLEHVVLFPMYTQNGNPARNLEAVWIRTIWPDWLAELEAGGYDNPMFVPIAFEDFTSGYDTHSAVLFPETVAVRQAPARFTWGGIFADREAARFRRVSQAAAETLKLDLPPDAARLLASQRLAQDTFVLWDLVHDRTHSHGDLPFDPFMIKQRMPYWLYSLEELRCDLTAFGEAVKLEARGVPHARYVQVAILFDRLFRFPITGERVRNYDGLGGQLLFAYLHRNDIVRWTDNRLTIDWERVADGVADLRGEVEKLYRDSIDRSKLAHWLAAYELVSAYVAPHPGSTWAKGVQALPEEQKAKVDAVLADEFPLSMFYEALRRKLGEVVESTKGLRA, encoded by the coding sequence ATGCAAGCGTTCCCTCGGGTGCTGTTCGACGAGGCCCACAGCGAGTCGTGGACCGTCCGGCGCGAGGTGGCCGAGGCCATCAACCCCGCCCATCCCGACGACAACAGCTACGCCCGCGCGGCCGGGCTGCTGCGGCACCTGGGCCACACGGTCGGCGCCCACACCTCCGGCGCGCTCACGCCCGAGACGCTCGCCGAGCAGGACGTCCTGGTGATCGCGCACCCGTCGGGAGAGCGGTGGGAACGTACCATCGGGCAGGGCAGCCCCCTCTTCACCGCCGACGAGCTGGACGCGATCGAGTCCTTCGTCGCCGGCGGCGGCGGGCTGGTGGTGCTGGCCGAGGAGGAGCAGGACAAGTACGGCAACAACCTGCGCGAGCTGCTCGGGCGGTTCGGCGTGGGCGTCGCGCACACCACCGTGCGCGACCCGAGGCACGCGCACCGGGACGTGGCCACCTGGGTGCTGGCCGAGCCCGCGACCACCTCCGGCCTGCTCGCCGGCGTCCGCACGGCCTGCTTCTACCGCACCGGCGTCCTCACGGTCTCCAGTGAGGGCGCGGGCGAGGTGCTGTTCGCGACCTCGCCGACCGCCGACCCGGCGGGCGCGCCGCTGGCCGCCGCCGTCCGGTACGGCAAGGGGCGCGTGGTCGCCTTCGCCGACTCCGACCTCTTCGGCGACGACTCCATCGAGGACTACGACCACCGGCGCCTCTGGGGCAACGTGGTCACCTGGGCCGCTCGCGTCCCGGACGCCGGCGCCGCCACCGGGTCGCGCGACGAGGCCAAGGCGGCCGGGTTCGCCCGGCTCAAGGCGGCCGTCGAGGAGCTGCGGCCGCTGCAGGTCAAGGACGGCTCGGTGCCGGAGGAGAAGGAGCGGGCGAAGGCGCTGGTGGCCGAGATCGGGACACGCCTGGGCGAAATATCGCCATATTTCCCGCATGACGCCGCATACCTCCAGGCCGTCCGGGACGACCTGGCGAAGTGGGCCGGCCAGGACCTCGGCGTGCCCGACTTCCTCGACTCGCTCGACCTGTTCCACCCCGACACCCAGCGCGAGGACGGGCTGGAGCACGTCGTGCTCTTCCCCATGTACACCCAGAACGGCAACCCCGCCCGCAACCTGGAGGCCGTCTGGATCCGGACGATCTGGCCGGACTGGCTGGCCGAGCTGGAGGCGGGCGGCTACGACAACCCGATGTTCGTGCCGATCGCGTTCGAGGACTTCACCTCCGGCTACGACACCCACTCCGCCGTGCTCTTCCCCGAGACGGTCGCGGTGCGGCAGGCTCCGGCGCGCTTCACCTGGGGCGGGATCTTCGCCGACCGGGAGGCCGCCAGGTTCAGGCGGGTGTCGCAGGCCGCCGCCGAGACGCTCAAGCTCGACCTGCCGCCGGACGCGGCCAGGCTGCTGGCCTCGCAGCGGCTCGCGCAGGACACGTTCGTGCTCTGGGACCTGGTCCACGACCGCACCCACAGCCACGGCGACCTGCCGTTCGACCCGTTCATGATCAAGCAGCGGATGCCGTACTGGCTGTACTCGCTGGAGGAGCTGCGCTGCGACCTGACCGCGTTCGGCGAGGCCGTCAAGCTGGAGGCGCGGGGCGTGCCGCACGCGCGGTACGTGCAGGTGGCGATCCTGTTCGACCGGCTGTTCAGGTTCCCGATCACCGGGGAGCGGGTGCGGAACTACGACGGGCTCGGCGGGCAGCTGCTCTTCGCGTACCTGCACCGCAACGACATCGTGCGCTGGACGGACAACCGGCTCACGATCGACTGGGAGCGGGTCGCGGACGGGGTCGCCGACCTGCGGGGCGAGGTCGAGAAGCTGTACCGCGACAGCATCGACCGGTCCAAGCTGGCGCACTGGCTGGCGGCGTACGAGCTGGTGAGCGCGTACGTGGCGCCGCACCCCGGCTCCACCTGGGCCAAGGGGGTCCAGGCGCTGCCGGAGGAGCAGAAGGCCAAGGTGGACGCGGTGCTGGCGGACGAGTTCCCGCTGAGCATGTTCTACGAGGCACTGCGCCGTAAGCTGGGCGAAGTGGTCGAATCGACTAAGGGACTTCGCGCATGA
- a CDS encoding hydantoinase B/oxoprolinase family protein codes for MPDLLTAEVLRNALVVAAEEASIVVVRSAYSTFIVEGSDASAAVLDARGRLIAQSMATTLMNSMALKVALPELLKDIPPDRMSPGEVYVLNDAYRGGVHTNDLLVYRPVFVGGTPAYFTATMIHVSDLGGLSAGGMAPLATDIFLEGLQLPPVRLATEEGLDPTVEAILRANSRTPDKVMGDVRALVAGTAVAAARLETLVGEYGADGLSAGVDDYLDYTEARTRAALAELPAGRFEAAYPIDDDGINPEKSHEIRVAVTLGDERAVLDFAGTGPQVPAAINASASQSLAAAVFAVRCFLDPTIPMNDGCLRAIDVRLPEGSLLNARSPYPCGGRYVPIYAAMEAVFQAMSDAVPERAIAPSGILQPFSIAAVGAPYWIHLSYDFGGVGARRGLDGPDATGVHFGIGRNSVPQAEPVESRCPLIVESVETIPDSGGPGRFRGGLGSRTVYRFLADCHVTTRGDRLRLPPPGRDGGQPGRLGGFFKRHLDGTVERLASKVNNVRFAAGEAFIVETTGGAGLGPPSERDPEAILADLEAGRVTARGAAEDYGFQLRRRINSAGSKLTGKGDDKATVVPAL; via the coding sequence ATGCCAGACCTCCTGACCGCCGAGGTGCTCAGGAACGCGCTCGTCGTGGCGGCGGAAGAGGCCAGCATCGTGGTGGTCCGCTCCGCGTACTCGACGTTCATCGTGGAGGGCTCCGACGCCTCGGCCGCCGTCCTCGACGCCCGGGGCCGCCTGATCGCCCAGTCCATGGCCACCACCCTCATGAACAGCATGGCGCTCAAGGTGGCGCTCCCCGAGCTCCTCAAGGACATCCCCCCGGACCGGATGAGCCCGGGCGAGGTGTACGTGCTCAACGACGCCTACCGGGGCGGCGTGCACACCAACGACCTGCTCGTCTACCGCCCGGTCTTCGTCGGCGGCACTCCGGCGTACTTCACCGCCACCATGATCCACGTCTCCGACCTGGGCGGCCTCTCGGCGGGCGGCATGGCCCCGCTGGCGACGGACATCTTCCTGGAGGGCCTCCAACTCCCCCCGGTGCGCCTGGCCACCGAGGAGGGCCTGGATCCGACGGTGGAGGCCATCCTGCGGGCCAACAGCCGTACCCCCGACAAGGTCATGGGCGACGTGCGGGCCCTGGTGGCCGGGACGGCGGTGGCCGCCGCCCGGCTGGAGACCCTGGTCGGCGAGTACGGCGCGGACGGCCTGAGCGCGGGCGTCGACGACTACCTGGACTACACCGAGGCCAGGACGCGCGCGGCGCTCGCCGAGCTGCCGGCGGGCCGGTTCGAGGCGGCCTACCCGATCGACGATGACGGCATAAATCCCGAAAAATCGCATGAAATCCGGGTCGCCGTCACCCTCGGCGACGAACGAGCCGTGCTGGACTTCGCCGGCACCGGCCCGCAGGTCCCCGCCGCGATCAACGCCTCCGCCTCGCAGTCCCTCGCCGCCGCCGTCTTCGCCGTCCGCTGCTTCCTCGACCCCACGATCCCCATGAACGACGGCTGCCTGCGCGCCATCGACGTACGCCTCCCCGAGGGCTCCCTGCTCAACGCCCGCTCCCCCTACCCGTGCGGCGGCCGGTACGTCCCGATCTACGCCGCCATGGAGGCCGTCTTCCAGGCCATGTCCGACGCCGTCCCCGAGCGTGCCATCGCGCCCAGCGGGATCCTGCAGCCGTTCTCGATCGCCGCCGTCGGGGCGCCGTACTGGATCCACCTCTCCTACGACTTCGGCGGCGTGGGCGCCCGCCGGGGCCTGGACGGCCCGGACGCCACGGGCGTGCACTTCGGCATCGGCCGCAACTCGGTGCCGCAGGCGGAGCCGGTGGAGAGCCGCTGCCCGCTGATCGTCGAGTCCGTCGAGACCATCCCGGACTCGGGCGGCCCCGGCCGCTTCCGCGGCGGGCTGGGCTCGCGCACGGTCTACCGTTTCCTAGCCGACTGCCACGTCACCACCCGCGGCGACCGCCTCCGCCTCCCGCCCCCGGGCCGTGACGGCGGGCAGCCGGGGCGGCTGGGCGGCTTCTTCAAGCGCCACCTGGACGGGACGGTGGAACGGCTGGCGTCCAAGGTCAACAATGTACGGTTCGCGGCCGGGGAGGCGTTCATCGTGGAGACGACGGGCGGCGCCGGCCTCGGCCCACCGTCCGAACGCGACCCGGAGGCGATCCTGGCCGACCTCGAGGCTGGGCGCGTCACGGCCCGAGGAGCAGCCGAGGATTACGGGTTCCAGCTGCGGAGGCGCATCAACTCGGCGGGGTCGAAACTCACAGGGAAGGGCGACGACAAGGCGACCGTGGTTCCTGCCTTGTAG
- a CDS encoding serine/threonine protein kinase has translation MPLNERSLIGQEVAGYYIEDIVGKGGMAVVYLALDPRLSRRVALKILNPVLSVDDRFRQRFILESRTVASIEHPNIIPIYEANADADGVLYIAMRYVDGLDLRRLIYDRGPLPIGQANQIFAQVAAALDAAHAHDLIHRDVKPANILLAGDHVYLTDFGITKHRSSISGLTQTDQFIGTPRYMSPEQINKEHIDGRADQYALACVVYEGLSARLPFQRENDIALLWAHLAEQPTPLSQLRPDLPAQIDAVMMRALAKAPEQRYATCTEFVTALRDAISGHQPDLMSGPAGGPHLVPRQGPHSGPHSGPHSGPHPAPYPAPVPGQTTGPTAGPATGPQSSPPTGPGSGPHPAPVLGSSFAPIGSDRAPSPPTHPTAPKKRPGRVPIVATTLVAAAAALALVAMIIMNHQGDTWSRYKTSAAAPLTFEYPGDWTVRTHQDLFAVVSPHAQEFESLFVAGPGADWSAITQVVEDDPDSASGVYVQVSDTLDAGGSSEQMKAKMEALLPGQVDVGKPVPDQAGSSPATRFDGSLHDPATGTRLGFVSYVIDRRPKTMLVMYFCAKTTCDDATQTRIRQSVHVS, from the coding sequence ATGCCATTGAACGAAAGATCGCTCATCGGCCAGGAGGTGGCCGGGTACTACATCGAGGACATCGTCGGCAAGGGCGGCATGGCCGTGGTCTACCTTGCGCTCGACCCCAGGTTGAGCCGCCGGGTGGCGCTGAAGATCCTCAACCCGGTGCTCAGCGTCGACGACCGGTTCAGGCAGCGGTTCATCCTGGAGTCCCGAACGGTCGCCAGCATCGAGCACCCCAACATCATCCCGATCTACGAGGCCAACGCCGACGCCGACGGCGTCCTCTACATCGCCATGCGCTACGTCGACGGGCTCGACCTGCGCCGGCTCATCTACGACCGCGGACCGCTGCCGATCGGCCAGGCGAACCAGATCTTCGCCCAGGTCGCCGCCGCCCTCGACGCCGCGCACGCGCACGACCTGATCCACCGCGACGTCAAACCGGCCAACATCCTGCTGGCCGGCGACCACGTCTACCTCACCGACTTCGGCATCACCAAGCACCGCTCGTCGATCTCCGGGCTGACCCAGACCGACCAGTTCATCGGCACGCCCCGTTATATGTCGCCCGAGCAGATCAACAAGGAGCACATCGACGGCCGCGCCGACCAGTACGCGCTGGCCTGCGTGGTCTACGAGGGGCTCTCGGCGCGGCTGCCGTTCCAGCGCGAGAACGACATCGCGCTGCTCTGGGCCCACCTCGCCGAGCAGCCGACGCCGCTGTCGCAGCTCAGGCCCGACCTGCCCGCGCAGATCGACGCCGTGATGATGCGGGCGCTGGCCAAGGCGCCCGAGCAGCGCTACGCCACCTGTACGGAGTTCGTGACCGCGCTGCGTGACGCGATCAGCGGGCATCAGCCCGATCTCATGAGCGGCCCCGCCGGCGGGCCCCACCTCGTGCCCCGCCAGGGTCCCCACTCGGGTCCCCACTCGGGCCCCCACTCGGGGCCGCACCCGGCGCCGTACCCCGCGCCCGTCCCGGGACAGACGACGGGACCGACGGCGGGACCCGCGACCGGCCCCCAGAGCAGCCCCCCGACCGGCCCCGGCTCCGGCCCGCACCCCGCACCCGTGCTGGGGTCCTCGTTCGCGCCGATCGGGTCGGACCGGGCCCCCTCGCCGCCCACGCATCCGACCGCCCCCAAGAAGCGCCCAGGACGCGTCCCGATCGTGGCCACTACGCTGGTCGCCGCCGCCGCGGCTCTCGCGCTCGTCGCCATGATCATCATGAACCACCAAGGCGACACCTGGTCCCGCTACAAGACCAGCGCCGCCGCGCCGCTCACCTTCGAGTACCCGGGCGACTGGACCGTGCGCACCCACCAGGACCTGTTCGCGGTGGTCTCGCCGCACGCCCAGGAGTTCGAGTCCCTGTTCGTGGCCGGCCCCGGCGCGGACTGGTCGGCGATCACCCAGGTCGTCGAGGACGACCCCGACTCCGCCTCGGGCGTCTACGTCCAGGTCTCCGACACCCTCGACGCCGGCGGCAGCTCCGAGCAGATGAAGGCCAAGATGGAGGCCCTGCTGCCCGGCCAGGTCGACGTCGGCAAGCCCGTGCCGGACCAGGCCGGCTCCAGCCCCGCCACCCGCTTCGACGGCTCCCTGCACGACCCCGCGACCGGGACCAGGCTGGGATTCGTCAGCTACGTGATCGACCGCCGGCCCAAGACCATGCTCGTGATGTACTTCTGCGCCAAGACCACGTGCGACGACGCCACCCAGACCCGCATCCGGCAGAGCGTCCACGTGTCGTGA
- a CDS encoding hydantoinase/oxoprolinase family protein, translating into MDYTIGVDVGGTFTDVVLGGTSGAVAVAKCLSTHYDPIAGIVAGVTRALGDRDPAQVRRVVHATTLATNAVLERKGVRVAFVTTQGFRAAVPLGRYARVEEDRYDLRFSPPPPPVAAGDCFEVVERVSARGAVLTPLDLDSVRRAAAAITARGITSAAVCLLHAYANPAHERQVAELLRESIPDVVTSSEIWPEIREYERATTTIMSAYIGPLMASYLSQLRERLAEIGIRAPVHVMESSGGVISAELAARRAVATIESGPAAGVLAAAGTGFPDVISFDMGGTTAKACVVRGGAPEITNEFHVGGKGSFGGRRAGTGVPIKTPAIDLAEVGAGGGSVAWLDAAGALRVGPHSAGSSPGPACYGLGGSEPTVTDANLVLGYLSSASLPLTPDLAAKALDRLASPLGGSREEAAYAVHEIVCASMASAVHVVTVQRGIDPRGFALVAFGGAGPMHAARVAERFGIGTVVVPAHCGVASAAGLLTGALSTDRVLSRLDAPDPSAVFTALTADAAADLGVSPSDPGVLVSRSVDVRFKGQSHDLTVEWTPSHEVLASRFFARYEEVYGIAQRGEIELVSYRIRLTAPTTPPDADSTAPPGTPPATPTAPDASAPVSRPSPGPEDTTPSSDPHQHFGAGAAGGGTAEPGATRAAVGSGTAPSGAARDGAAAAVPRGRRVYFPEAGGYADVPVHTRDTMAGAPLPGPAIIEDAESTIVVPPGWTATLAETRAVHLTRSTTCQTS; encoded by the coding sequence GTGGACTACACGATCGGCGTAGATGTCGGTGGCACCTTCACCGATGTGGTCCTTGGAGGCACGTCCGGCGCGGTTGCCGTGGCCAAATGTTTGAGCACCCACTACGACCCCATCGCGGGCATCGTGGCCGGCGTTACGCGCGCCCTCGGCGACCGCGACCCGGCGCAGGTCAGGCGGGTCGTCCACGCGACGACGCTGGCCACCAACGCGGTGCTCGAACGCAAGGGGGTCCGGGTCGCCTTCGTCACGACCCAGGGCTTCCGCGCCGCCGTCCCGCTCGGGCGCTACGCGCGGGTCGAGGAGGACCGCTACGACCTGCGCTTCTCGCCGCCGCCCCCGCCGGTGGCCGCGGGCGACTGCTTCGAGGTGGTGGAACGCGTCTCGGCGCGCGGCGCGGTGCTGACGCCGCTGGACCTCGATTCGGTACGCCGGGCCGCCGCGGCGATCACGGCCCGCGGCATCACGTCGGCGGCGGTCTGCCTGCTGCACGCGTACGCCAACCCGGCCCATGAGCGGCAGGTCGCCGAGCTCCTGCGCGAGTCGATCCCGGACGTGGTGACGTCGTCGGAGATCTGGCCGGAGATCCGCGAGTACGAGCGCGCCACCACCACCATCATGTCCGCATATATCGGTCCATTGATGGCGTCGTACCTTTCGCAGCTCCGGGAGCGGCTGGCCGAGATCGGGATCCGCGCGCCCGTCCACGTCATGGAGTCGAGCGGCGGCGTGATCTCCGCCGAGCTGGCCGCCCGGCGCGCGGTGGCCACGATCGAGTCGGGCCCGGCGGCGGGGGTGCTGGCGGCGGCCGGGACCGGGTTCCCGGACGTGATCTCGTTCGACATGGGCGGGACCACCGCCAAGGCGTGCGTCGTGCGTGGCGGGGCGCCCGAGATCACGAACGAGTTCCACGTCGGCGGCAAGGGCAGCTTCGGCGGCCGGCGGGCGGGCACCGGCGTGCCCATCAAGACCCCGGCCATCGACCTGGCGGAGGTGGGGGCGGGCGGAGGCAGCGTCGCCTGGCTCGACGCGGCCGGCGCGCTCCGCGTCGGCCCGCACTCGGCGGGCTCCTCCCCCGGGCCCGCCTGTTACGGCCTGGGCGGCTCCGAACCCACCGTCACGGACGCGAACCTGGTCCTCGGCTACCTCTCCTCCGCCTCCCTCCCCCTGACCCCGGACCTGGCCGCCAAGGCCCTCGACCGGCTGGCCTCGCCGCTCGGGGGCTCCCGGGAGGAGGCCGCGTACGCCGTGCACGAGATCGTCTGCGCCTCGATGGCGTCGGCGGTGCACGTGGTGACGGTGCAGCGCGGCATCGACCCGCGCGGCTTCGCCCTGGTCGCCTTCGGCGGCGCCGGGCCCATGCACGCGGCCCGGGTCGCCGAGCGCTTCGGGATCGGGACGGTGGTGGTGCCCGCGCACTGCGGCGTCGCCTCGGCGGCCGGACTCCTCACCGGCGCCCTGTCCACCGACCGCGTCCTGTCCCGCCTGGACGCCCCCGACCCCTCCGCCGTCTTCACCGCCCTGACCGCCGACGCCGCCGCCGACCTGGGCGTCTCCCCTTCGGATCCCGGGGTGCTGGTGTCACGGTCGGTGGACGTCCGCTTCAAGGGCCAGTCCCACGACCTGACCGTCGAGTGGACGCCTTCGCACGAGGTGCTGGCGTCCCGCTTCTTCGCACGGTACGAGGAGGTGTACGGGATCGCGCAACGGGGCGAGATCGAACTGGTCAGCTACCGCATCCGCCTCACCGCCCCCACCACACCGCCGGACGCCGACTCCACCGCACCGCCCGGCACACCCCCCGCCACGCCCACCGCCCCCGACGCGAGCGCCCCCGTTTCCCGCCCCAGCCCCGGCCCGGAGGACACCACGCCCTCCTCCGACCCGCACCAGCACTTCGGCGCCGGTGCGGCGGGAGGCGGTACGGCGGAGCCCGGCGCAACGCGTGCGGCGGTCGGGAGCGGAACGGCACCGAGCGGGGCGGCCCGGGACGGGGCGGCAGCGGCCGTGCCCCGGGGGAGGCGGGTGTACTTCCCGGAGGCCGGAGGGTACGCCGACGTCCCCGTCCACACCAGGGACACCATGGCCGGCGCCCCGCTCCCCGGCCCCGCGATCATCGAGGACGCCGAGTCCACGATCGTCGTCCCGCCCGGCTGGACCGCCACCCTCGCCGAGACCCGCGCCGTCCACCTCACCAGGAGCACGACATGCCAGACCTCCTGA
- a CDS encoding response regulator — MGIRIVIADDQAMVRAGLRMVVDSDPGMEVVGEASDGREAVAVVRRTRPDIVLMDISMPRLDGLAAAKELLDDPSPPKVITLTTFDTDENLYAALRAGTSGFLLKVSPPEQLLEAIRVVHAGDALLDPAVTSRVIATFAGRAEPTPSPRLAELTPRELEVLRLLARGLTNAEIAGELYVGEATVKTHVARVLMKLSLRDRAQAVVFAYETGVVRPGAA; from the coding sequence GTGGGCATTCGCATAGTCATCGCCGACGATCAGGCGATGGTCAGGGCCGGGCTGCGCATGGTCGTCGACAGCGACCCCGGCATGGAGGTGGTCGGCGAGGCGTCCGACGGGCGTGAGGCCGTCGCCGTGGTCAGGCGTACGCGGCCGGACATCGTGCTCATGGACATCTCGATGCCCCGGCTCGACGGGCTGGCCGCGGCCAAGGAGCTGCTGGACGACCCGTCGCCGCCCAAGGTCATCACGCTGACCACGTTCGACACCGACGAGAACCTCTACGCCGCGCTGCGCGCCGGCACCAGCGGGTTCCTGCTGAAGGTGTCGCCGCCGGAGCAGCTCCTGGAGGCGATCAGGGTCGTGCACGCCGGTGACGCGCTGCTCGACCCGGCCGTGACGAGCCGGGTGATCGCCACGTTCGCGGGGCGGGCCGAGCCGACGCCCTCGCCCCGGCTGGCCGAGCTGACGCCGCGCGAGCTGGAGGTGCTGCGGCTGCTGGCGCGCGGCCTCACCAACGCCGAGATCGCCGGGGAGCTGTACGTGGGGGAGGCCACGGTCAAGACGCACGTGGCGCGGGTGCTGATGAAGCTGTCGCTCCGGGACCGCGCGCAGGCCGTGGTGTTCGCGTACGAGACCGGGGTGGTCAGGCCGGGCGCCGCCTGA
- a CDS encoding zinc ribbon domain-containing protein: protein MARLTALAGGVAAALVLIAMPVAAHEHPSGITDLVTPAVVRVEAVSHVEITLLDHIGELKHVERSYDIPFATGTGTVVNPDGAIIALRRLAVNPNDVAIYAANKVFAEHHKVKIPLDYDKHKLKDDLLNHHLQECYPPKTDTATCIINVTTEITAYPNVSPPSPGGIKVKCIKAGPTPDSPAVLVPVTPVTGGVGMPTAPLADQVPAQEGAPTNVAGFLGRPGPKVLETVEIAHLGKGGAGGAGGDAGRPFADPEKKVDEPVKLGGLADQGLIGAPVIGDKNGHVIGLLVGGGKEGKMIGIREINGILAAAKVVPRRGAIDTAFEAALTRYHTKYYTEAAPGFQRVLELYPGNVVAAKLLKTSLEKRGGPEDQGTKQVAATTTRSTPLWPFIVAAGILFMAAAGGAYLLWRRRAPEKVTEPPEPLAATAPPLDDAAGQTVVVRRSQAFPMVPQQQQQVMTAPNPAVKYCTSCGMRLGPAHRFCGYCGHPIET from the coding sequence ATGGCGCGCCTCACAGCTCTTGCCGGTGGCGTCGCGGCGGCACTGGTGCTGATCGCGATGCCGGTCGCGGCTCACGAGCACCCGAGCGGGATCACCGACCTGGTGACCCCCGCCGTGGTGCGGGTGGAAGCCGTGTCCCATGTGGAGATCACCCTGCTCGACCACATCGGCGAGCTCAAACATGTGGAGCGGTCCTACGACATCCCGTTCGCCACGGGCACCGGGACCGTCGTCAACCCCGACGGCGCCATCATCGCGCTCAGACGCCTGGCCGTGAACCCCAACGACGTCGCGATCTACGCCGCGAACAAGGTCTTCGCCGAGCACCACAAGGTGAAGATCCCCCTCGACTACGACAAGCACAAGCTCAAGGACGACCTGCTCAACCACCACCTGCAGGAGTGCTACCCGCCGAAGACCGACACCGCCACCTGCATCATCAACGTGACCACCGAGATCACGGCCTACCCCAACGTGTCGCCGCCGAGCCCCGGCGGCATCAAGGTCAAGTGCATCAAGGCCGGCCCGACGCCCGACAGCCCCGCCGTGCTGGTGCCGGTCACCCCCGTGACCGGAGGCGTCGGCATGCCCACCGCGCCGCTCGCCGACCAGGTGCCCGCGCAGGAGGGTGCGCCCACCAACGTGGCGGGCTTCCTCGGCCGGCCGGGCCCGAAGGTCCTGGAGACCGTCGAGATCGCCCACCTCGGCAAGGGCGGTGCGGGCGGCGCGGGCGGTGACGCCGGCAGGCCGTTCGCCGACCCGGAGAAGAAGGTGGACGAGCCGGTCAAGCTGGGCGGCCTGGCCGACCAGGGACTCATCGGCGCCCCCGTGATCGGCGACAAGAACGGCCACGTCATCGGCCTGCTGGTGGGCGGTGGCAAAGAAGGCAAGATGATCGGCATCAGGGAGATCAACGGCATCCTGGCCGCCGCCAAGGTGGTGCCGCGCAGAGGCGCGATCGACACGGCGTTCGAGGCGGCGCTGACCCGCTATCACACCAAGTACTACACGGAGGCGGCGCCCGGCTTCCAGCGCGTGCTGGAGCTCTATCCGGGCAACGTGGTGGCCGCCAAGCTGCTGAAGACCTCGCTGGAGAAACGGGGCGGGCCGGAGGACCAGGGCACGAAACAGGTGGCGGCCACCACCACCCGCTCGACCCCGCTGTGGCCGTTCATCGTGGCGGCCGGAATCCTCTTCATGGCCGCCGCCGGCGGGGCGTATCTGCTGTGGCGCCGCCGTGCTCCTGAAAAGGTGACAGAGCCGCCAGAGCCACTGGCGGCGACCGCGCCACCGCTCGACGACGCGGCCGGCCAGACCGTGGTCGTACGGCGGTCGCAGGCGTTCCCCATGGTCCCCCAGCAACAACAGCAGGTGATGACCGCGCCGAACCCGGCGGTCAAGTACTGCACCTCGTGCGGCATGCGACTCGGGCCCGCGCATCGCTTCTGCGGCTACTGCGGCCACCCCATCGAGACGTGA
- a CDS encoding SDR family NAD(P)-dependent oxidoreductase, protein MIILVTGAGGPTGEAVSEYFRKNGHTVIAVDKEDVDLLDRTAVQGLADWIERDHGRVDGVVHLVGGWRGAGSFAETSLDDWDLLHDLLIRTLQNVSLAFEPLLRDSDNGRFVIVSAKAAERPSAGGAAYAAAKAAAEAWTLSLADALSGTGSAATILVVKALVNDAMRAEKPDAKFAGFTDVHDLAAAIGGLYDRPAAEVNGTRLDLTA, encoded by the coding sequence ATGATCATTCTGGTTACGGGTGCTGGGGGGCCGACCGGGGAGGCCGTTTCCGAATATTTCCGGAAAAATGGCCATACGGTGATCGCGGTCGACAAAGAGGACGTCGACCTGCTCGACCGCACCGCCGTACAGGGCCTGGCCGACTGGATCGAGCGTGACCACGGCCGCGTGGACGGCGTGGTGCACCTGGTCGGCGGCTGGCGCGGCGCCGGCTCGTTCGCCGAGACCAGCCTCGACGACTGGGACCTCCTGCACGACCTGTTGATCCGCACGCTCCAGAACGTGTCGCTGGCCTTCGAGCCGCTGCTGCGCGACAGCGACAACGGCCGCTTCGTGATCGTCTCGGCCAAGGCGGCCGAGCGGCCCTCCGCCGGGGGCGCCGCCTACGCGGCGGCCAAGGCGGCGGCCGAGGCGTGGACGCTCTCCCTGGCCGACGCGCTCTCCGGCACCGGCAGCGCGGCCACCATCCTGGTGGTCAAGGCCCTGGTGAACGACGCCATGCGGGCCGAGAAGCCCGACGCGAAGTTCGCCGGCTTCACCGACGTACACGACCTCGCGGCGGCCATCGGCGGCCTCTACGACCGCCCCGCCGCCGAGGTCAACGGCACCCGATTGGACCTTACTGCGTGA